Proteins found in one Actinomycetota bacterium genomic segment:
- a CDS encoding thioredoxin family protein, which yields MEDLLVRLAVVVAVLGGVALVGAWWRRREGQVRRPAGAGFSPAELRAVGLGDDTVAVRGLLLTSPTCAPCRTVKRVLTEVGDARAGFAWVAVDVAHHLELARHHHVLRVPTLFLVDADGRVLARTSGVPAVRDIARVVDQPAGDDARGALT from the coding sequence GTGGAGGATCTGCTCGTGCGCCTGGCGGTGGTCGTCGCCGTCCTCGGCGGCGTGGCACTGGTCGGGGCGTGGTGGCGGCGCCGCGAAGGGCAGGTCCGCCGCCCCGCCGGCGCGGGCTTCTCCCCGGCGGAGCTGCGCGCGGTCGGGTTGGGGGACGACACCGTCGCGGTGCGCGGGTTGCTGTTGACCTCGCCGACCTGCGCGCCGTGCCGCACGGTCAAGCGCGTGCTGACCGAGGTGGGCGACGCCCGCGCGGGGTTCGCGTGGGTGGCCGTCGACGTCGCCCACCATCTGGAGCTCGCCCGCCACCACCACGTCCTGCGCGTCCCGACCCTGTTCCTGGTCGACGCCGACGGCCGTGTGCTGGCCAGGACCAGTGGGGTCCCCGCGGTCCGCGACATCGCACGGGTCGTCGACCAGCCTGCCGGCGACGACGCTCGCGGCGCGCTGACCTGA
- a CDS encoding DUF4395 domain-containing protein: protein MSETVPRREQQQIDVRGPRFSAAITMTVLALALIIRGPVGMALVAWQTAAFAVAAIAGLRWSPYGNLFRAVKRRFDLGPPPETEPEGPPRFAQASGLVFTLAALAAFAVGAQTVGWVLTGVVLALSALLALTGICVGCELYLVGQRLRSRGA from the coding sequence ATGAGTGAGACCGTTCCCCGCCGTGAGCAACAGCAGATCGACGTCCGTGGCCCCCGCTTCTCGGCGGCCATCACGATGACCGTGCTGGCGTTGGCCCTGATCATCCGCGGGCCGGTCGGGATGGCGCTGGTCGCCTGGCAGACCGCGGCGTTCGCCGTCGCCGCGATCGCCGGGCTGCGGTGGTCGCCGTACGGCAACCTGTTCCGGGCCGTCAAGCGCCGCTTCGACCTGGGGCCGCCCCCGGAGACCGAGCCGGAGGGCCCGCCCCGCTTCGCGCAGGCCAGCGGCCTGGTGTTCACGCTGGCAGCGCTGGCGGCGTTCGCCGTCGGGGCTCAGACGGTCGGGTGGGTCCTGACCGGCGTGGTCCTGGCGCTGTCGGCGCTGCTGGCGCTGACGGGGATCTGCGTGGGGTGCGAGCTGTACCTCGTCGGCCAGCGGCTGCGGTCGCGGGGAGCCTGA
- a CDS encoding DsrE family protein: MVTRVLSVLRNADPGAPRAADPVIDLNAYALAEDVELTLVLKAAGVELGLAGAHVRPATIGGLDVPAATAEDDLRALLASGVRVLAVEEDLAARGLGAADLVEGIETVPEAALAPLLTEQDVTLTWSLT, from the coding sequence ATGGTGACCCGTGTGCTGTCGGTGCTGCGCAACGCCGATCCCGGCGCGCCCCGCGCGGCGGACCCGGTGATCGACCTCAACGCCTACGCGCTGGCCGAGGACGTCGAGCTCACGCTCGTGCTGAAGGCCGCCGGGGTGGAGCTGGGGTTGGCCGGGGCGCACGTCCGGCCGGCCACGATCGGGGGCCTGGACGTCCCGGCCGCGACCGCGGAGGACGACCTGCGGGCGTTGCTCGCCAGCGGTGTCCGCGTCTTGGCGGTCGAAGAGGACCTCGCCGCCCGGGGGCTGGGGGCCGCCGATCTCGTGGAGGGCATCGAGACCGTGCCCGAAGCGGCGCTGGCCCCTCTCCTGACCGAGCAGGATGTAACCCTCACGTGGAGCTTGACATGA
- a CDS encoding DsrE family protein, whose translation MNVVLLTARDPLQAADVAHPVRLARQLSGGGDDVVLVLVEDAVTLARAGHTWSDALAAAHAAGVRIVAEQEALSRRAVHRLVEGVKPISLGDTVDLLVDWSDRRAWL comes from the coding sequence GTGAACGTCGTCCTGCTGACCGCCCGCGACCCGCTGCAGGCCGCCGACGTCGCCCATCCGGTGCGCCTGGCGCGCCAGCTGAGCGGTGGCGGTGACGACGTCGTGCTGGTGCTGGTCGAGGACGCGGTCACGCTGGCCCGGGCCGGACACACGTGGAGCGACGCGCTCGCGGCGGCGCACGCGGCCGGGGTCCGGATCGTGGCGGAACAGGAGGCGCTATCCCGCCGCGCCGTGCACCGTCTGGTCGAGGGCGTGAAGCCGATCTCGCTCGGCGACACGGTCGACCTCCTCGTCGACTGGTCGGATCGGAGGGCGTGGCTGTGA
- a CDS encoding helix-turn-helix domain-containing protein: MASQTVADAATEEEGISVAHALAVPTRAGIYRRLRTEGQPVSAREAAEMFGLHPNVARTHLDTLAEAGLVVTGRRKQPGGGRPAKVYVAREQADGGRPDAIPPGSQLAVGILTEVVRDLADGEDRAERLAREHGRRLVSAVAGKAGQRDFQAAAVVAVEALRGAFPEVRMVARDADAVQVEGLEVGLRLVGEADGAVGDALARGLLDGALAAAGAVATVTSSEGIVRAVPDVTGVAAPVPVATVDARGKTYQAGVVATMRRIMEVQAGECLEVLTDMQGAPAAFARWADRAGHQVIDVARVRDLKGNKAVRLLVRRAPEVRR, encoded by the coding sequence GTGGCGTCGCAGACCGTGGCCGACGCGGCCACCGAGGAAGAGGGGATCTCGGTGGCGCATGCGTTGGCGGTCCCGACCCGCGCCGGGATCTACCGGCGGCTGCGGACGGAGGGCCAGCCGGTCAGCGCTCGCGAGGCGGCCGAGATGTTCGGGTTGCACCCCAACGTGGCCCGCACGCACCTCGACACGCTGGCAGAGGCCGGGTTGGTCGTCACCGGCCGGCGCAAGCAGCCCGGCGGCGGCCGCCCCGCCAAGGTCTACGTCGCACGCGAGCAGGCAGACGGCGGGCGCCCCGACGCCATCCCGCCCGGGAGCCAGCTCGCGGTGGGGATCCTCACCGAGGTCGTCCGTGACCTGGCGGACGGCGAGGATCGTGCCGAGCGTCTGGCCCGGGAGCACGGTCGGCGACTCGTCTCGGCAGTGGCGGGGAAGGCCGGTCAGCGCGACTTCCAGGCTGCTGCGGTCGTTGCCGTCGAGGCGCTGCGTGGGGCCTTCCCGGAGGTGCGCATGGTCGCCCGCGACGCCGACGCCGTCCAGGTCGAGGGGCTGGAGGTCGGGCTGCGCCTGGTCGGTGAGGCCGACGGCGCGGTCGGCGACGCGCTCGCGCGGGGCCTGCTCGACGGGGCGCTGGCCGCGGCCGGTGCTGTCGCGACGGTCACCTCCAGCGAGGGCATCGTGCGGGCGGTTCCCGACGTCACCGGCGTCGCTGCCCCCGTGCCGGTGGCGACGGTGGATGCCCGCGGGAAGACCTACCAGGCCGGGGTGGTCGCCACGATGCGGCGGATCATGGAGGTGCAGGCCGGCGAATGCCTCGAGGTCCTCACCGACATGCAGGGGGCCCCGGCGGCGTTCGCGCGGTGGGCCGACCGCGCCGGCCATCAGGTGATCGATGTGGCCCGCGTCCGCGACCTCAAGGGCAACAAGGCTGTGCGGTTGCTCGTGCGGCGCGCCCCGGAGGTCCGCCGGTGA
- a CDS encoding response regulator transcription factor — MHLLVLTQRAGGGKSLLPSLEYLDHTLQDARLDPSALTGVGECDVIVIDATADLREAAATCRSAAVNIFDTPVLVVISEGGLAALKSTWGFHDWLLPHASPGEVETRLRLVADRAETARANRKAEVGDLVVDEDSYQVRLRGEPLDLTYKEFELLKTLAGSPGRVFTREMLLQEVWGYDYFGGTRTVDVHIRRVRAKLGPEHESMVATVRGVGYKMVPPGERA, encoded by the coding sequence GTGCACCTGCTGGTGCTCACCCAACGCGCCGGCGGCGGGAAGTCGCTGCTGCCCTCGCTGGAGTACCTCGACCACACCCTCCAGGACGCACGGCTGGACCCCTCGGCGCTGACCGGCGTCGGCGAGTGTGACGTGATCGTCATCGACGCCACCGCCGACCTGCGGGAGGCTGCCGCCACCTGCCGGTCGGCGGCCGTGAACATCTTCGACACGCCGGTGCTGGTCGTGATCTCCGAAGGGGGGCTGGCGGCTCTGAAGTCGACCTGGGGCTTCCACGACTGGCTCCTGCCGCACGCGTCACCTGGCGAGGTCGAGACGCGCCTGCGGCTCGTCGCCGACCGTGCGGAGACGGCCCGCGCCAACCGCAAGGCCGAGGTCGGTGACCTGGTGGTCGACGAGGACAGCTACCAGGTTCGCCTCCGCGGCGAACCACTCGACCTGACCTACAAGGAGTTCGAGCTGCTGAAGACGCTGGCGGGGAGCCCCGGCCGGGTGTTCACCCGCGAGATGCTCCTGCAGGAGGTGTGGGGGTACGACTACTTCGGCGGGACCCGGACGGTGGACGTGCACATCCGGCGGGTGCGCGCCAAGCTCGGCCCCGAACACGAGTCGATGGTCGCGACCGTCCGCGGCGTCGGGTACAAGATGGTCCCGCCCGGCGAGCGGGCGTGA
- a CDS encoding transglycosylase domain-containing protein produces MTRAARIAVRLLQLTAVLAASALLVSTILLPVPLFADRAVALVDETILDVPPLPPPGDHPPLALTSYMVAADGTFLAELHGPVHRVRVGLSDIPAITRQAVIATEDASFYEHRGVDHRAIVRAAITNYRAGEIEEGASTITQQYVRAILLSREQTLERKITEAVWAVQLERQLTKDDILERYLNTAYFGNGVYGIGTAAGFYFSKQISDLGLVESALLAGLLRGPERYNPLRQPDAARTRRDIVLSQMVANGFITAEQGRETRTRELQLTIRQEPGPVEPFFVEWVKRVAYDPAIDLQPKLQAALGADPEERLRRVLEGGVTLVTTLDPVLDRHADNTLDAWLTDPISDPLGGVVTIEPSDGAIRAMAVGPKRFGDCPPEQRVCEVTKVYPLVPGGGGRLGRQPGSAFKPFVAAAALSQGAPPGWETTTESGEPVPGCGTEREPYAPHNYSRSDRGPRDMYSATQASVNVYFVKLARAVGVSQVRDMARRVGIEHSPNLDQFGDNSCSIALGTANVYPLEMAAAYATIANDGVRCRPYVIARVEDRDGAAIYEHEPDCEQAIDPSVAQRLTDILQGPPSSAGTAPVVGRTLGRPVAGKTGTTSDWRDAWFVGFVPQYATAAWVGYELPTCPPGQRVGCGRMLSVEAAGTTWRRVTGGSIPAHMWADYMALAVRELPVRGFPDPGPVAHATVPKVVGTSQDAAVEVLQRHGLRVRLRPASRRAAAGTVVEQRPSAGTEVEPGSLVVIDVSDGSG; encoded by the coding sequence TTGACACGTGCAGCGCGGATCGCGGTCCGGCTGCTGCAGTTGACCGCGGTCCTGGCGGCCAGCGCGCTGCTGGTCTCGACCATCCTGCTCCCGGTCCCCCTCTTCGCCGACCGCGCCGTGGCGCTGGTCGACGAGACGATCCTCGACGTCCCGCCGCTGCCGCCGCCTGGAGACCACCCACCGCTGGCGCTGACCTCGTACATGGTCGCGGCCGACGGCACCTTCCTCGCCGAGCTGCACGGGCCGGTCCACCGGGTGCGGGTCGGGCTGTCCGACATCCCCGCGATCACCCGCCAGGCCGTGATCGCCACCGAGGACGCCAGCTTCTACGAGCATCGCGGTGTCGATCACCGGGCGATCGTCCGAGCGGCGATCACCAACTACCGCGCCGGCGAGATCGAGGAGGGGGCCTCCACCATCACCCAGCAGTACGTCCGCGCCATCCTGCTCAGCCGCGAGCAGACGCTCGAACGCAAGATCACCGAGGCGGTGTGGGCGGTGCAGCTCGAACGGCAGCTGACCAAGGACGACATCCTCGAGCGGTACCTGAACACGGCGTACTTCGGGAACGGTGTGTACGGCATCGGGACCGCCGCCGGCTTCTACTTCTCCAAGCAGATCTCCGACCTCGGCCTGGTGGAGTCGGCGCTGCTGGCCGGCCTGCTCCGCGGACCGGAGCGGTACAACCCGCTGCGCCAACCCGATGCGGCCCGCACCCGGCGCGACATCGTGCTGTCACAGATGGTCGCCAACGGGTTCATCACCGCCGAGCAGGGCCGAGAGACCCGCACCCGCGAGCTGCAGCTGACGATCCGCCAGGAGCCCGGGCCCGTCGAGCCCTTCTTCGTCGAGTGGGTCAAGCGCGTCGCCTACGACCCGGCCATCGACCTGCAGCCGAAGCTGCAGGCCGCGCTGGGCGCGGACCCCGAGGAGCGACTGCGACGGGTGCTGGAGGGCGGCGTGACGCTGGTGACGACCCTCGACCCGGTCCTGGACCGCCACGCCGACAACACGCTCGACGCATGGCTGACCGACCCGATCTCCGATCCCCTGGGCGGTGTGGTCACGATCGAGCCCTCCGACGGGGCGATCCGTGCGATGGCGGTGGGCCCGAAACGGTTCGGTGACTGCCCACCCGAGCAGCGGGTGTGCGAGGTCACCAAGGTCTACCCGCTGGTGCCCGGCGGCGGCGGCCGGCTGGGCCGCCAACCCGGATCGGCGTTCAAGCCGTTCGTCGCGGCGGCAGCGCTGTCGCAGGGTGCCCCGCCCGGGTGGGAGACGACCACCGAGTCGGGCGAGCCGGTCCCCGGTTGCGGGACCGAGCGCGAGCCGTACGCGCCGCACAACTACTCGCGCAGCGATCGTGGCCCGCGCGACATGTACTCGGCGACCCAGGCGTCGGTGAACGTCTACTTCGTCAAGCTCGCCAGGGCGGTCGGCGTCTCGCAGGTGCGCGACATGGCACGGCGTGTGGGGATCGAACACTCCCCGAACCTCGACCAGTTCGGCGACAACTCGTGCTCGATCGCGCTGGGCACGGCCAACGTCTACCCGCTGGAGATGGCAGCCGCCTATGCCACGATCGCCAACGACGGCGTCCGCTGCCGCCCGTATGTGATCGCCCGGGTCGAGGACCGGGACGGCGCGGCGATCTACGAGCACGAGCCCGACTGCGAGCAGGCCATCGATCCCAGCGTCGCCCAGCGTCTGACCGACATCCTGCAGGGCCCGCCGAGCTCGGCCGGGACCGCACCGGTGGTGGGGCGCACCCTGGGCCGCCCCGTGGCAGGCAAGACCGGCACGACCAGCGACTGGCGCGACGCGTGGTTCGTGGGCTTCGTCCCGCAGTACGCGACCGCGGCGTGGGTGGGCTACGAACTGCCGACCTGCCCGCCGGGACAGAGGGTGGGTTGTGGTCGGATGCTCAGCGTCGAGGCGGCCGGGACAACGTGGCGCCGCGTCACGGGGGGCAGCATCCCGGCGCACATGTGGGCCGACTACATGGCGCTGGCCGTCCGGGAGCTGCCGGTGCGTGGCTTCCCCGATCCGGGCCCCGTCGCGCACGCGACCGTCCCCAAGGTCGTCGGCACGTCGCAGGACGCGGCCGTCGAGGTCCTGCAGCGACACGGCCTCCGGGTGCGGCTCCGCCCCGCCTCCCGCCGGGCGGCCGCCGGCACGGTGGTCGAGCAGCGGCCCTCGGCCGGGACCGAGGTGGAGCCAGGATCGTTGGTCGTGATCGACGTCAGCGACGGCAGCGGCTGA
- a CDS encoding GNAT family N-acetyltransferase, whose product MRGDAEERLATRGDVTVDLVDAADSPTALRLIETLEARVDAPLIDESERARLQALAETGDQPRRWIPMLARAHGSAVGYAGVVVPAADDAAGDDGGAAGGDLAVDRDRPACDDATVALLQATLGVAARHGAARLRIWVRHARAGDRRCAETAGLSVDRRLAVLGRSLDRVGPVELPDGVEVRAFRPGQDDDELVDVLAAAYAGTAESGWDRQRLDERAAYSWFDPSDLLVAEDPSGQLVGLHWTKVRPDGRGEVYNLAVHPDVHGSGLGRALLRAGLAHLADRGCGEAILWVDQANEAGVGLYRDEGFTRRWTDVAFVADMTARTGGPAH is encoded by the coding sequence GTGCGCGGGGACGCGGAAGAGCGGTTGGCCACCCGCGGCGACGTGACCGTCGACCTGGTCGACGCCGCCGACAGCCCGACGGCGTTGCGCCTGATCGAGACGCTCGAGGCGCGCGTCGATGCCCCGCTGATCGACGAGTCCGAACGTGCCCGCCTGCAGGCGCTGGCGGAGACAGGTGACCAGCCGCGGCGCTGGATCCCGATGCTGGCGCGCGCGCACGGCAGCGCCGTCGGGTACGCCGGCGTGGTGGTGCCCGCCGCTGATGACGCTGCCGGCGACGATGGCGGGGCCGCTGGCGGTGACCTCGCCGTGGACCGCGACCGGCCCGCCTGCGACGACGCGACGGTCGCGCTGCTGCAGGCGACGCTCGGGGTCGCCGCGCGTCACGGCGCGGCACGGCTACGGATCTGGGTCCGCCACGCCCGCGCTGGTGACCGCCGCTGCGCGGAGACCGCCGGTCTCTCGGTGGACCGACGTTTGGCCGTGCTGGGTCGGTCGCTCGATCGTGTCGGACCCGTGGAGCTCCCCGACGGCGTCGAGGTGCGCGCCTTCCGCCCAGGCCAGGACGACGACGAACTCGTCGACGTGCTCGCTGCGGCCTACGCCGGGACGGCCGAGTCCGGGTGGGATCGTCAACGCCTCGACGAGCGAGCCGCATACTCGTGGTTCGATCCGAGCGACCTGCTGGTCGCAGAGGATCCCTCGGGTCAGCTGGTCGGCCTGCACTGGACCAAGGTGCGACCGGACGGCAGGGGGGAGGTCTACAACCTGGCCGTGCATCCCGACGTGCATGGTTCGGGGTTGGGCCGGGCACTGCTGCGGGCCGGCCTGGCCCACCTGGCGGACCGCGGCTGCGGCGAGGCGATCCTGTGGGTCGACCAGGCGAACGAGGCCGGCGTCGGCCTGTACCGCGACGAGGGCTTCACGCGGCGCTGGACCGATGTGGCGTTCGTCGCTGACATGACTGCCCGAACGGGCGGGCCGGCGCACTGA
- a CDS encoding DUF1232 domain-containing protein, with translation MPDCLALFRDLLRDPDTPRRAKLVAGATVAYLALPIDLIPDFIPGLGHLDDVLIVAWAIRHIIATAGRDRVAAHWQGDPATLERILRLAHVT, from the coding sequence GTGCCCGACTGCCTGGCGCTCTTCCGTGACCTCCTGCGCGACCCTGACACTCCGCGCCGCGCCAAGCTCGTCGCCGGCGCCACCGTCGCCTACCTCGCCCTGCCCATCGACCTCATCCCCGACTTCATCCCTGGGCTCGGTCACCTCGACGACGTTCTCATCGTGGCCTGGGCCATCCGCCACATCATCGCCACCGCCGGACGCGACCGGGTCGCCGCCCACTGGCAGGGCGACCCCGCCACCCTCGAGCGGATCCTGCGGCTCGCTCACGTCACGTGA
- a CDS encoding RES domain-containing protein, translating to MRLGWPSQQAGSLARFPAEPTRSRTVYRVWRYRLSDATIRDSPWWFASLPDEPDEGGRYDLPEPMGACYTATRPVGAVLEALQALLTNLPTQELRVRRLATIATPPDAPAAAKLTAQVAAGRYGVTAALWAGTDRSRSQAWAAAFRRDGWWALYGGIQHDPSGQLRGHTLFDHQSEHPPTFGQSWPHTASTLHDDTQLLEDLIRFGIHVREPGDLPFTTRPSDIDDPAT from the coding sequence ATGCGGCTGGGCTGGCCATCACAGCAAGCCGGCAGCCTGGCGCGCTTCCCCGCCGAACCGACACGCAGCCGCACCGTCTACCGCGTGTGGCGCTACCGGCTCTCCGACGCCACGATCCGCGACAGCCCCTGGTGGTTCGCCAGCCTCCCCGATGAGCCCGACGAGGGGGGACGCTACGACCTGCCCGAGCCGATGGGGGCCTGCTACACGGCGACCCGCCCCGTCGGAGCCGTCCTCGAGGCGCTGCAGGCCCTACTCACCAACCTCCCAACGCAGGAGCTGCGCGTGCGCCGGCTGGCGACGATCGCCACGCCACCCGACGCCCCCGCCGCCGCGAAGCTGACGGCGCAGGTCGCGGCGGGGCGCTACGGGGTGACGGCTGCCCTGTGGGCCGGCACCGACCGGTCGAGGTCGCAGGCGTGGGCGGCCGCGTTCCGACGTGACGGCTGGTGGGCCCTCTACGGCGGGATCCAGCACGACCCGTCAGGACAGCTTCGCGGTCACACGCTGTTCGACCACCAGAGCGAGCACCCTCCCACCTTCGGGCAGAGCTGGCCCCACACGGCCAGCACCCTGCACGACGACACGCAGCTGCTCGAAGATCTCATACGCTTCGGCATCCACGTCCGAGAACCGGGCGACCTACCCTTCACCACACGCCCCAGCGACATAGACGACCCTGCCACATGA
- a CDS encoding DUF2384 domain-containing protein, with amino-acid sequence MPALLQRYQDASEETRRQVDRLLAQDADDRAWAEQLGPVYRQRDVADLLGKSKQAVSADQGLLKLELRSGQVGYPVFQFDGRRVLPGVREVVETLTPSVATSWTIASWLSSPQPSWDGARPLDQLRAGRIEEVLAASRRVARTLAA; translated from the coding sequence ATGCCGGCACTGCTCCAGCGATACCAGGACGCCTCCGAAGAGACCCGGCGGCAGGTCGATCGGCTGCTCGCCCAGGACGCCGACGACCGGGCCTGGGCGGAGCAGCTGGGGCCGGTCTACCGACAGCGCGACGTCGCTGACCTGCTCGGCAAGTCCAAGCAGGCGGTGTCGGCGGACCAAGGGCTGCTGAAGCTCGAGCTGCGCAGCGGCCAGGTCGGCTACCCGGTGTTCCAGTTCGACGGTCGGCGGGTCCTTCCCGGGGTCCGAGAGGTCGTCGAAACCCTGACGCCATCGGTTGCGACGTCGTGGACGATCGCGTCCTGGCTGAGCTCGCCACAGCCGTCGTGGGACGGCGCCCGGCCGCTGGACCAGCTGCGCGCGGGCCGGATCGAGGAGGTGTTGGCCGCGTCCCGGCGGGTGGCGCGGACCCTGGCTGCCTGA
- a CDS encoding LysM peptidoglycan-binding domain-containing protein translates to MSTNLTSPWQASIDLPSPPPTTRGVVEVGPSTGADEHPGVVSIPVFFGTAITPGFRSFFHYTVQPGDTLSGIAADQAPLYIGSGWQPIFEANRHIISDPDLIHPGMILRLPSDF, encoded by the coding sequence ATGAGCACGAACCTCACGTCTCCCTGGCAGGCGTCCATCGACCTGCCGAGCCCGCCGCCGACGACGCGAGGGGTGGTTGAGGTCGGTCCCAGCACCGGCGCGGATGAGCACCCGGGCGTGGTCTCCATACCGGTGTTCTTCGGCACGGCGATCACCCCAGGTTTCCGCAGCTTCTTTCACTACACCGTCCAGCCCGGGGACACGTTGTCGGGGATCGCGGCCGATCAGGCGCCGCTCTACATCGGCAGCGGCTGGCAACCGATCTTCGAGGCCAACCGCCACATCATCAGCGATCCGGATCTGATCCACCCCGGCATGATCCTGCGGCTGCCGTCGGACTTCTGA
- a CDS encoding response regulator transcription factor: MSPRRVLVVDDHALFREGLAAILASLPDVVVVGSASDGTEAISAVEELQPDIVLMDLHMPGMNGVEATRRITAGWPHIAVLVLTMLEDDRSVFAALEAGAHGYLLKESGRAELAGAIHAVSAGQAVLDGSIARRVLSSAGRRTDERRMPDPQAFPLLTQREREVLDLVARGLTNPAIASRLFLSEKTVRNHVSNIFTKLHVTDRAAAVARARDAGYGEVQR; the protein is encoded by the coding sequence ATGAGTCCCCGGCGTGTGCTGGTGGTCGACGACCACGCGCTCTTCCGCGAAGGACTGGCCGCGATCCTTGCGTCGCTGCCGGACGTTGTTGTTGTCGGCAGCGCCTCCGACGGCACAGAAGCCATCTCGGCGGTAGAAGAGCTCCAGCCGGACATCGTGCTGATGGACCTCCACATGCCGGGAATGAATGGCGTCGAGGCGACGAGACGCATCACCGCGGGGTGGCCTCACATCGCCGTGCTCGTCCTGACCATGCTCGAAGACGACCGATCGGTCTTCGCCGCACTCGAGGCGGGCGCTCATGGCTACCTCCTCAAAGAATCGGGCCGGGCGGAGCTCGCGGGGGCGATCCATGCGGTGTCTGCGGGCCAGGCCGTACTCGACGGTTCCATCGCACGGCGGGTTCTCTCTTCGGCCGGACGCCGGACGGACGAGCGCCGGATGCCCGATCCACAGGCCTTCCCCCTCCTGACGCAGCGGGAACGTGAGGTCCTCGACCTGGTCGCTCGCGGGCTCACGAACCCCGCAATCGCCTCGCGGCTCTTCCTGTCAGAGAAGACCGTCCGCAACCACGTCTCGAACATCTTCACGAAGCTGCACGTGACCGACCGCGCCGCGGCAGTCGCGCGAGCGCGCGACGCGGGCTACGGCGAGGTCCAGCGCTGA